In one window of Juglans regia cultivar Chandler chromosome 3, Walnut 2.0, whole genome shotgun sequence DNA:
- the LOC108992737 gene encoding ankyrin repeat-containing protein ITN1-like encodes MSPKSERIVRHHKLNAELYQALLSEDADKVKELCSKVGEQGLHILTIHDDTVLHAATYSKQTQLVLHLLDELPPQHLDKMIRQNHQGNTILHEAVVSNVQIDVVKKVLEKAPGLLCMRNHLGETALFRSVRYGKEKIFQFLAGKISDYNEANQKLFLQRSDKSTVLHFAVLNERFDLALHIADKYKHLVGERDADGMTALQLLSCNPGAFLREEQMGFLPQIINSASSYFTSTKQPEPAYISALKLAKFLIERDTSWEATYPGIDQSKPRLHKYGGSPTGERGVGQGSQLMTTLGNHEGDLPETDTPLFLATKSGCVDIAEEILKRYPQAVEHIDDRGRNILHIAIKFRRLNIFDIVTKGEVPVKRLVRKVDNEGNSILHVVGMKLKDYMPETLRGPALELRDEMLWFERVKLITPPHFLEHRNDMKLTAEQFFYKENNELRTSATEWLKRTSEGCTVVAVLIATVAFAAAYTVPGGPNSQTGAPVLVNKPFFAVFTVTDVLSLSFALTSVVIFLSIVSSPFRLQDFKESLPNKLMFGFTFLFLSVSMMMLAFGATVLLMIQNRESWTKVILYALSFLPVGIFALSYFPLHISLSETYKYLLKKLKRAIPWKLFGEAVGTGPALHCEIGWATLRLNPPIDPQREGKVNVGQARDGLALRCDGGRSKSSDSQETGLALLCERSSCLSQTRLFVPHREIIAPVIDSLKLNIDGTSKELSTLRMGLTLCYQLRVWDLIMETNSLLVVN; translated from the exons ATGTCTCCCAAATCAGAAAGGATCGTTAGGCATCATAAGCTAAATGCGGAGTTGTACCAGGCCTTGCTGAGTGAAGATGCCGACAAGGTGAAAGAATTGTGTTCAAAAGTTGGGGAGCAAGGATTGCACATACTGACAATACATGACGACACTGTGCTCCACGCAGCCACTTATTCCAAACAAACCCAATTGGTACTCCATCTTCTAGATGAACTGCCTCCCCAACATCTTGACAAAATGATCCGACAAAACCACCAAGGAAACACCATTCTCCACGAAGCGGTCGTATCCAATGTACAGATTGACGTGGTAAAGAAGGTGTTAGAGAAGGCCCCAGGACTGTTATGCATGCGTAACCACCTTGGAGAGACCGCGCTCTTTCGGTCGGTCCGCTATGGCAAGGAGAAGATATTCCAATTCCTTGCAGGAAAAATTTCCGATTACAATGAAGCTAATCAAAAACTCTTTCTCCAGAGGAGTGATAAGTCTACCGTTCTACACTTTGCCGTCCTTAATGAGCGCTTCG ATTTGGCATTGCACATTGCGGATAAGTACAAGCACTTGGTTGGTGAACGAGACGCAGATGGGATGACTGCTCTTCAACTTCTATCATGCAACCCAGGAGCTTTTCTACGAGAGGAACAAATGGGTTTTTTACCGCAAATCATCAATTCTG CCAGCTCATATTTTACTTCAACCAAACAACCAGAGCCTGCATATATATCAGCTTTGAAGCTGGCCAAGTTCCTAATTGAAAGAGATACCTCGTGGGAAGCAACTTATCCTGGAATAGACCAGAGCAAGCCTAGGCTCCACAAATATGGAGGGAGCCCAACCGGAGAGAGGGGAGTTGGACAAGGCTCCCAATTAATGACTACACTTGGTAATCATGAAGGGGATCTACCAGAAACAGATACTCCTCTGTTTTTGGCAACTAAGTCAGGCTGTGTAGACATTGCTGAAGAAATACTGAAGCGTTACCCCCAAGCAGTTGAACATATTGATGACAGAGGGCGGAACATATTGCATATAGCTATAAAGTTTCGTCGGTTGAATATTTTTGACATTGTAACGAAAGGAGAAGTGCCCGTGAAAAGACTGGTACGAAAAGTCGACAACGAAGGAAATTCTATACTTCATGTCGTTGGAatgaaattaaaagattatatgcCCGAGACATTGCGAGGCCCTGCACTTGAGTTGCGAGATGAAATGCTATGGTTTGAG CGTGTGAAGTTAATCACCCCACCCCATTTCCTTGAACATCGTAACGATATGAAGCTGACCGCTgagcaatttttttataaagaaaataatgaactCCGAACATCAGCAACAGAATGGCTAAAGCGGACCTCAGAAGGATGCACCGTTGTCGCAGTACTCATTGCTACCGTTGCCTTTGCTGCAGCCTACACAGTACCTGGAGGTCCAAATAGTCAGACAGGTGCTCCAGTCCTCGTCAACAAACCTTTCTTTGCGGTTTTTACTGTGACCGATGTATTGTCCCTTTCATTTGCTTTGACATCAGTGGTAATATTTCTCTCCATCGTCTCATCACCATTCCGATTACAAGACTTCAAGGAATCTCTTccaaataagctcatgtttggGTTCACATTTCTATTCCTCTCCGTATCCATGATGATGCTTGCATTTGGAGCAACCGTCCTCCTCATGATACAAAACAGGGAAAGCTGGACAAAAGTCATCCTATATGCACTTTCTTTCCTACCAGTTGGAATCTTCGCACTTTCATATTTCCCTCTCCATATATCACTATCGGAAACTTACAAGTACTTGCTGAAAAAGCTGAAGCGGGCAATTCCTTGGAAACTTTTTG GAGAGGCGGTGGGGACTGGACCCGCACTTCACTGTGAGATAGGCTGGGCCACCTTAAGGCTAAACCCACCTATTGACCCTCAACGGGAAG GGAAGGTAAATGTCGGGCAGGCTAGAGATGGTCTCGCACTTCGTTGTGACGGAGGTCGAAGTAAGTCTTCAGACAGCCAAGAGACTGGACTCGCACTCCTTTGTGAGAGGTCAAGCTGCTTGAGTCAAACCCGCCTCTTTGTGCCTCACAGGGAG ATAATTGCCCCGGTCATAGATTCCCTTAAGCTCAACATTGATGGTACTTCTAAAG AATTATCGACTTTAAGGATGGGGCTTACTTTATGCTACCAGCTTCGTGTTTGGGACCTTATTATGGAAACAAATTCTCTTCTTGTTGTGAATTGA